The following are encoded together in the Oncorhynchus nerka isolate Pitt River linkage group LG23, Oner_Uvic_2.0, whole genome shotgun sequence genome:
- the LOC115117890 gene encoding liprin-alpha-2-like yields the protein MMCEVMPTISEDTAQRGSQSSTSDPDSHFEQLMVNMLDERDRLLDTLRETQESLGMSQQHLEDVIYDRDSLQRQLSSALPQDLS from the coding sequence ATGATGTGCGAGGTGATGCCCACCATCAGCGAGGACACGGCTCAGCGGGGCTCCCAGAGCAGTACCTCGGACCCAGACTCCCACTTTGAGCAGCTGATGGTCAACATGCTGGATGAGAGAGACCGCCTGTTGGACACGCTGAGGGAGACCCAGGAGAGCCTGGGGATGTCCCAGCAGCACCTGGAGGACGTTATCTACGACCGGGACTCACTGCAGCGCCAGCTCAGCTCCGCCCTGCCACAG